The Orenia metallireducens DNA segment AGTCGGGTAAGTCAGGAGCTTTACAGCTCCTTCCTCCCCTAAGAACCGTACTTGACACTTTCACGTCATACGGCTCAAGCTCTCCAAAACTAATCTTCGGATTAGCAAACAATAATTAAATTCATTTCAATCTTAGCTTTTTGCGTAAATAATATTTATCATATTCTTTTAAATAAGGGTTTGCTGCGAACTTTATTAACCTATGCCTTATTATCTTTGTATCACTTGCGAATATCAATTTGATATTTCCAACTGAGAATGTCCAATCACGGGTTTCAGTTCTTATCCAGTATCTATCTTTTATCCATTGTTTAGCTTTATTTGGATGTCTTCGCTTTGCCCAACTCCACAGTGCATAGAATATATCCCTATCTAAGCTTTGATAGCTCTTTTTGGAACATGCACTCCTATGGTAATTACACCAACCTCTAATTTTTGAGTTTAATATCTTAATTAAGTTTTCTTGTTTTATTGTTTTGTTTTCCTTGATTTTAGTTCTAATTTCGTTTATTATTGATTTATAGGATTCTTTAGATGGTTTTATAATTAGCTTTCCATTATATTTCCTAAAGTTCCATCCTAGAAAATCAAATCCAGTATTGATATGAGTTATTTCGGTCTTTTCTCTTGATAGTTCAAGACCTCTTTCTTTCAAAAATCCCTCAATCAATTCTCTGGCTTCTTCTAGAACTTCTTTATTAGTGGCTGTTACTACAAAATCATCTGCGTATCTTACCAGATTTATTTTATTTCTTCTATTATATTTTCTATTTATTGTTCCTCTTGAATTAGTCCAATATTTTCTTTTTAATAATTCTTCTAATCCGTCTAGTGTCATATTAGCTAGAATAGGTGAAATTATTCCACCTTGTGGAGTTCCTTTTTCCGTAGGAAAAAGCTTTTTATTATGAACAAAACCTGCTTTAAGAAACTGATTTAATATTTTTCTGTCAATTAATATATTTTCTTTTAACCATTCGTGATTTATATTATCAAAACAACCTTTGATATCTCCTTCTAACACCCACTGAGCAGATATCTTTTTCCCTAATAATTTAAACAGATATTCTTTGGCATCATCACAACTCCTATATTTTCTAAAGCCAAATGATACCTTATCTGCTGTTGTTTCTGATATCGGATCAAGTGTTTTAGCATATAGAGCTTGCATCGCTCTATCATGTATT contains these protein-coding regions:
- the ltrA gene encoding group II intron reverse transcriptase/maturase; the encoded protein is MNMASQITQYEWATVDRKNAGIKWETIIWGPVIRKVNKLQSRIAKAITRGMKNLARKLQYLLSKSYYTKLLAVRRVTTNKGKKTPGIDKILWSTATSKYINALKLTNKNYKAKALKRVHISKSNGKKRPLGIPTIHDRAMQALYAKTLDPISETTADKVSFGFRKYRSCDDAKEYLFKLLGKKISAQWVLEGDIKGCFDNINHEWLKENILIDRKILNQFLKAGFVHNKKLFPTEKGTPQGGIISPILANMTLDGLEELLKRKYWTNSRGTINRKYNRRNKINLVRYADDFVVTATNKEVLEEARELIEGFLKERGLELSREKTEITHINTGFDFLGWNFRKYNGKLIIKPSKESYKSIINEIRTKIKENKTIKQENLIKILNSKIRGWCNYHRSACSKKSYQSLDRDIFYALWSWAKRRHPNKAKQWIKDRYWIRTETRDWTFSVGNIKLIFASDTKIIRHRLIKFAANPYLKEYDKYYLRKKLRLK